One genomic region from Indicator indicator isolate 239-I01 chromosome 7, UM_Iind_1.1, whole genome shotgun sequence encodes:
- the AS3MT gene encoding arsenite methyltransferase, whose amino-acid sequence MWCPAPAPLSCGSGGPLREQIHREVQDYYGKELQKSEDLKTNACVTLARPLPKVVRDALEHVHEEVVARYYGCGLVIPESLESCRILDLGSGSGRDCYLLSQLVGEQGHVTGIDMTKDQAELAKKHISYHMDKFGYQKPNVEFLQGYIEKLGDAGLADESYDIIISNCVINLTPDKRTVLHEAYRVLKPGGEMYFSDVYASQHLSETIWKHRVLWGECLAGALYWEDLYSIAKEVGFKTPCLVSASPVTIGCKELENIVGDCRFVSATFRLFKVPDGSQAGPSQVTYSGGIVGHERELVFDANFTFKKGEAVDVDAEMAMILQSSRFAKEFLVQANTTALQGCCCKGVKEKICNPFKLLEQLAAPGPACCPGGTCGP is encoded by the exons ATGTGGTGTCCGGCACCAGCTCCGCTTTCCTGTGGCAGTGGCGGCCCCCTGCGAGAGCAGATCCATCGGGAGGTGCAG GATTACTATggcaaagagctgcagaagtCAGAGGACCTGAAAACCAATGCGTGTGTCACCTTGGCCAGGCCTCTTCCCAAAGTGGTGAGAGATGCTTTGGAGCATGTCCACGAGGAGGTGGTAGCCAG GTACTATGGCTGTGGTCTGGTGATCCCTGAGTCCCTGGAGTCATGCCGGATCCTGGACCtgggcagtggcagtggcagaGACTGCTACCTGCTGAGCCAGCTGGTTGGGGAGCAAGGCCATGTCACAGGGATAGACATGACGAAGGACCAG GCTGAGCTTGCAAAGAAGCACATTTCCTACCACATGGACAAATTTGGCTACCAAAAGCCAAATGTGGAGTTCCTCCAGGGCTACATAGAGAAGCTGGGTGACGCTGGGCTGGCTGATGAGAGCTATGATATTATCAT ctccaacTGCGTGATCAACCTCACCCCTGACAAGAGGACTGTGCTGCATGAAGCCTACCGTGTGCTAAAG CCTGGGGGAGAGATGTACTTCAGTGATGTCTACGCCAGCCAGCACCTGAGTGAGACCATCTGGAAGCACAGGGTGCTGTGGG GGGAGTGCCTAGCAGGAGCCTTATACTGGGAAGACCTGTACAGCATTGCCAAGGAGGTGGGGTTCAAAACCCCATGCCTGGTCTCTGCCAGCCCTGTCACCATTGGCTGCAAGGAGCTGGAGAACATTGTTG GAGATTGCCGCTTTGTCTCTGCAACCTTCCGCCTGTTTAAGGTGCCAgatggcagccaggctgggccgAGCCAGGTCACCTACAGTGGTGGAATCGTGGGGCACGAACGAGAGCTGGTGTTTGACGCCAACTTCACCTTCAAG AAAGGAGAAGCGGTGGATGTGGATGCTGAGATGGCCATGatcctgcagagctccaggttTGCAAAGGAGTTCCTGGTCCAAGCCAACACTACtgcactgcaaggctgctgttgCAAGGGAGTGAAG GAGAAGATCTGCAATCCCTTCAAGCTACTGGAGCAGCTTGCAGCCCCTGGTCCTGCCTGCTGTCCTGGTGGCACCTGTGGTCCCTGA
- the BORCS7 gene encoding BLOC-1-related complex subunit 7, whose protein sequence is MAAGGAADAQARFGHSVKGLLTEKVTSCGTDVIALTKQVLKGSRSAELLGQAARNMVMQEDAILHSEDSLRKMAIITTHLQYQQEAIQKNVEQSSNLQDQLSHLLK, encoded by the exons ATGGCGGCGGGGGGCGCAGCGGACGCCCAGGCGCGTTTCGGCCACTCGGTGAAGGGGCTTCTGACCGAGAAGGTGACGAGCTGCGGCACCGATGTGATCGCCCTCACCAAGCAGGTGCTGAAGGGCTCCCGTAGCGCAGAG CTCCTGGGTCAAGCTGCTAGAAACATGGTGATGCAAGAAGATGCCATCTTGCACTCAGAAGAT AGTTTAAGGAAAATGGCCATAATAACTACTCATCTACAGTACCA GCAAGAAGCAATTCAGAAGAA TGTTGAGCAGTCATCAAACCTACAGGACCAGCTGAGTCACTTGCTGAAATGA
- the LOC128968107 gene encoding steroid 17-alpha-hydroxylase/17,20 lyase: MLLLGALLLALALLCAWGLAHQRATSAMGMGSGRPRSLPALPLVGSLLHLTGHPQLHLRLWRLQGRYGSLYALWMGSHYVVVVNSYQHAREVLLKKGKAFAGRPRTVTTDLLSRGGKDIAFASYGPLWKFQRKLVHAALSMFGEGSLALERIICQEAASLCETLSAVQDMALDMAPELTRAVTNVVCSLCFNSSYRRGDPEFEAMLEYSQGIVDTVAKESLVDIFPWLQIFPNKDLALLKRCLKIRDQLLQQKFTEHKEAFSGDTVRDLMDALLQVRHSARNSSPPAPGLELTDDHLLMTVGDIFGAGVETTTTVLKWAVLYLLHYPEVQRKIQEEIDQKIGLARHPHLSDRPLLPYLEATISEVLRIRPVSPLLIPHVSLADTSIGEYSIPKGARVIINLWSVHHDEKEWDKPEEFNPGRFLDEQGQHIHSPSPSYLPFGAGIRVCLGEVLAKMELFLFLAWVLQRFTLECPQDQPLPSLEGKFGVVLQVQKFQVKARLRDAWHLAS, translated from the exons ATGTTGctgctgggtgccctgctgctagccctggccctgctctgtgcctgggGACTGGCACACCAGCGAGCCACCTCAGCGATGGGGATGGGTTCAGGGCGCCCACGgagcctgccagccctgcctctggTGGGGAGCCTGCTGCATCTGacagggcacccccagctccaCCTGCGGCTTTGGCGCCTGCAGGGCCGCTACGGCAGCCTCTACGCCCTCTGGATGGGCTCCCACTATGTGGTGGTGGTCAACAGCTACCAGCatgccagggaggtgctgctgaAGAAGGGGAAGGCTTTCGCTGGACGGCCCCGCACT GTGACCACGGACCTACTGTCCCGGGGGGGCAAGGACATCGCCTTTGCCAGCTATGGGCCCCTCTGGAAGTTTCAGCGCAAGCTGGTGCATGCTGCCCTCTCCATGTTCGGGGAGGGCTCGCTTGCCCTGGAGAGAATCA TCTGCCAGGAGGCTGCATCCCTGTGTGAGACACTCAGCGCTGTGCAGGATATGGCCCTGGACATGGCCCCTGAGCTCACACGGGCTGTCACCAACGTGGTCTGCTCCCTCTGCTTCAACTCCTCATACCGGCGTGGGGACCCTGAATTTGAGGCCATGCTGGAGTACAGCCAGGGTATTGTGGATACTGTGGCCAAGGAGAGTTTGGTGGACATCTTCCCTTGGCTCCAG ATTTTCCCCAACAAGGACCTGGCCCTTCTGAAGAGATGCCTGAAGATCCGGGAccagctgctccagcaaaaGTTCACTGAACACAAG GAAGCCTTCAGTGGGGACACTGTGAGGGACCTCATGGATGCCCTTCTGCAAGTAAGGCACAGTGCCAGGAACAGCAGCCCACCAGcaccagggctggagctgacTGACGACCACCTCCTCATGACAGTGGGGGACATCTTTGGTGCTGGTGTGGAGACCACCACGACTGTGCTCAAATGGGCTGTGCTCTACCTGCTCCACTACCCTGAG gtccagaggaagatCCAGGAGGAGATTGACCAGAAGATCGGCCTGGCACGTCACCCCCACCTCAGCGACCGCCCACTGCTGCCCTACCTGGAGGCCACCATCAGTGAAGTGCTGCGTATCCGGCCTGTGTCCCCCCTGCTCATCCCACACGTGTCTTTGGCTGACACCAG CATTGGGGAATACTCCATCCCCAAGGGCGCCAGGGTCATCATCAACCTCTGGTCTGTACACCACGATGAGAAGGAGTGGGACAAGCCTGAGGAGTTCAACCCTG GCCGCTTCCTGGATGAGCAGGGCCAGCACATCCATTCACCCTCGCCCAGCTACCTGCCCTTTGGAGCAGGGATCCGTGTCTGCCTGGGCGAAGTTCTGGCCAAGATGGAGCTCTTCCTCTTCCTGGCCTGGGTGCTGCAGAGGTTTACGCTTGAGTGCCCCCAAGACCAGCCCCTGCCCTCACTGGAGGGCAAGTTTGGTGTCGTGCTGCAGGTGCAGAAGTTTCAGGTGAAGGCCAGGCTGCGGGACGcctggcacttggcctcatGA